The region TGTAAGCCGTCATTCTGGCGATTTTCCCACACGTTGCGCGGGGAATGAGGTGAACGACCAACGGTGAAGAATAAGGCGGAAAAGAGGCGAGAACGTGTGGTTTCGCTTGCATTGCCACATTCCAGCCATTATTTAGCTAGTCGAAGCGATGCGAGAAGCTCGCTTTGGCAGACCCAGATCGGATCTGCCTTACACACTTGCTGATCGAGGATTTATATTATGCGTAAGATCGTACTTGCTGCTGCTGTTGCAGCTTCTGCTCTTGGCCTGGCTGCTTGCTCGGAAACTGCTGATTCGGCTGCTGAAACTGCAGACGCAATGGCTGCAGACGCTGAAGCAAACACCGACGCAATGGTTGAAGCTACAGACGAAGCTGCTGGTGAAGCTGCTGACGCAACTGCAGAAGCAGTAGACGGCGCTGTTGAAGCTGCTGAAGAAGCTGCTGCTGAAGTTGCTGAGTAATTTCAGCTCAAATCGATTTTTCGATTGAAATAGGGGCGGTGCCAGCGATGGTGCCGCCCTTTTTCTATGCTGCGGCTTAAGCACCGCGAAATAGGTAAGAGGAATCAGCCGCCGGGACGGGCCGTACTGGTCCAGACCCGAGGGCTCGCCACGCCGGCTTTCTCTGCGAAGCCATCATAAAGTGCACGCGCAATCGAAGCGATCCGGGCTTCGCGAGCGCCCCGCGCGCCTTGACCGGTCACATAAATCGCAACAGCAATCGCATGTCCGTTCGGGCCTTCAAGAATTCCGATATCGCTGGACGTGTTGTTGAGCGAACCGGTCTTGTGCATCACTTGGACATAGCCCGGCATTTCGGCCGGAATCCGGCGCGTTCCCGTGCGGGTTTTTGCCATAGCGTCAAGGATCACTTGCCGGCTTTGGGCGGACAGGAACTTACCCTGATAGAGGCCTTGCAAAAGCTCTACCATGGCCTTGGGCGTGGCGGCATCGCGTGTGTCGATGTGTGCGGATGGATCGTACTCTCCATCATCGCGCACTAGAGTTGCGATATCTCGATTAATACTGAATTCTTTTATGCCTTGGCGACGCATCCAGTCGTTCACGGCTGCGGGTCCGCCAACCACACGCAGGAGCGCGTCAGTCGCGGGATTGCTCGATCGAGATATCATGATCTCGATCAGCTCACTGGCCGGCATATAATTGCCTTCGCGAACCGGTGCAGCTCGCGAAGAAAACTTCGCTGAACGGACCGGGATCAACAGTGGAAACTCGCTTGTCAGCGAATACCGGCCTTGTTCAACCAGCTCCAGATAGGCAGCAGCCACGGCAATTTTACTGGTCGAAGCCAGCGGGAACAACTGATCGCCAAGTACCGCAATCTCTTCACCAGTGTTAAGATTTATGGCAGCAACACCGATGCGGCCGCGGCTGCCGTCTGCCAGTTGCGCGATCCGCCGCTCGAAAGATGTCTCGTAGACGGCTTCGAAGCTCTCTGGTGCCCTGACCTCTGTGCCAAAGGTACTGTCGAAAGCGGCTTCGAGGTCGTTTGACT is a window of Altererythrobacter rubellus DNA encoding:
- a CDS encoding serine hydrolase gives rise to the protein MEQFLGKSLIAALGAIAFVASPVLAQSNDLEAAFDSTFGTEVRAPESFEAVYETSFERRIAQLADGSRGRIGVAAINLNTGEEIAVLGDQLFPLASTSKIAVAAAYLELVEQGRYSLTSEFPLLIPVRSAKFSSRAAPVREGNYMPASELIEIMISRSSNPATDALLRVVGGPAAVNDWMRRQGIKEFSINRDIATLVRDDGEYDPSAHIDTRDAATPKAMVELLQGLYQGKFLSAQSRQVILDAMAKTRTGTRRIPAEMPGYVQVMHKTGSLNNTSSDIGILEGPNGHAIAVAIYVTGQGARGAREARIASIARALYDGFAEKAGVASPRVWTSTARPGG